The nucleotide sequence AGATTTAAGCCATGTACATCGTGATTTTTTAGCACAAGAAACTGAGTAAATTCTGAAGCATCCACATAACATAAAAATAAGATTCAGTCCTGTGATTTGGCTTTGCTCAAGAGGAAAAGGTTGTCTTCTATAGGCAACCTTTTCTTATAGGAGAACTTGTAATCTATGCGCTTGCAGCACAGGTTATGGTTTAAGCAAGCTACCATTATGCAAATCTTAAATTAAGAACATAGCGTCGTTGTCTAAAATCAGTTTGCCTATAAATCTTCTAAAGGCAGCTGGAAACTCTGTTTAATAATCTGGCTGGGTAAATCCGTTTTGACACTGGTAATACCATTTTTTTTAGTTAGATGTGTGGACTGGAATTTGCGATAACTTTCCAGATCAGGCACCACGACTTTCAACATGGCATCGCTCTCTCCCAAAATAATGTAGCACTCCATCACCTGAGGCAGTTCTTTCATCGCCTCAATAAAGGTATCAATGGTTTCGGCATCCTGACCGACTAACCAGATGCGTGAAAATAAAATCAGCTGAAAACCAATTTTTTGTTGGTCGACAATAGTCGTGTAATTCTGAATCACGCCTGCATCTTCCAGTAATTTTACCCGGCGTAAACAGGATGAAGGTGAAAGTCCGATTTCACGTGCCAGATCATTATTCTGAATACGGCCATTGGCCTGTAAATGTCGAATGATATTTTTATCAATTCGATCAAGTTTTACCCGCACAGACTTGGTGGATATTTTCATAAATTAGAATAATATTCGAAAAATAATACTTATTATAAAATAAATTGAAAGCCAATTTTGTAAAAAATCGCAGATACTTGTTTCACTTTCTGGAGTTTGAAAGGAAAAGGAAATGTCTGTATTTGTACTCTTTGCACTGACCGTGCTTCCCCTGATTTTTACGCCTGGACCCGATATGTTATTTATCCTGTCTCAAGTGATGGGTAAAGATGCAAAAGCAGGCATGATGGCAACCTTAGGGGTGTGTTGCGGTTATCTGGTGCATTCTATTCTGGTGGCACTCGGAATTGCGGCTATTATTATCTCTTTTCCGGTGCTGTTTGAAACAATTCGCTGGCTTGGGATTGCGTATCTGTTGTATTTGGCCTTTAATTTGCTCAAATCGGTATTCAGTAAAAAAGCGCTGAACATTGAGAAAAAGACCTCAGCCAATCCGATTAAAAAAGGTTTTTTTACTGCGCTGTTAAATCCAAAAGGCATGTTGATTTATTTTGCGATTTTGCCGCAGTTTATTGATAAATCCGCCAATACTGTCAGCCAAGGTTTGATCCTGTCCTTTATTTTTATCAGTCTGATTTTTGTAGTGTATTGTAGCTTAAGTATTTTGTTCAGCAAAATCAGCCAAAAAACCCAAATGGATGAACGTAAACAAAAATGGGTGGATGGAACTTCTGGTGGTTTACTGGCACTTGCTGCAAGCTGGCTCATCATCAATTAATCTGGTTGCAAAGAAGCATACTGTTCGCAGTATGCTTTTTTTATAATTGCGAAGATTTGAAATTAAATATTCACTTTGTCGGCGTAGAATTCAATGCGCTGGTTTATTATTTGGTCAATTTGTCTTTATATTAGGTTTAATTCGCTCTCAAAAAGAGTTCTGTCCAAAATGACAAAAGCTGACATACGTATATTCCGGCTGTTTTGCTTCAAGCTGCTTTAAATCAATTTAAATTAAATGTGATCAATCAAAACTTCTGATGTGATTAATCAGATAAAAAAATAATATAAATCAATGGTTAAATTTTAAGTAAATATTGATACATTTCATTGTAATAAAACGATAACAATTAATTGTGAACGCATCGTTCAGGGAAAATTACGCATTTTTACACCTCTTTGTTGAATTGTGACTTGACCGAAATGCCGTACACATTGCAAGATAGGGCACCTAAAAAAATTTAAGTGAAGAGTTACACTAACTTTTCTCAACATTTACATTTGCTAAAACAGCCGAGGATTACATGAAGGCTCTTGTTGCTGTAAAACGTGTGGTTGATGCCAACGTTAAAGTTCGTGTTAAACCGGACAACAGTGGTGTTGACTTAACTAACGTTAAAATGTCAATTAATCCATTCTGTGAAATCGCAGTGGAAGAAGCGGTTCGTTTAAAAGAAAAAGGAACTGTTTCAGAAATCATTGTTGTTTCTATTGGTCCTAAAGAAGCCCAAGAACAGATTCGTTCTGCAATGGCGCTTGGTGCTGACCGCGGTATTCTGGTTGAAGCTGATGACAGCCAACTGGGTGCGCTGGAAATCGCTAAAATTCTGAAAGGCGTTGTTGACGCTGAACAACCACAATTGATCCTTCTGGGTAAGCAAGCAATTGATGATGACTCGAATCAGGTTGGTCAGATGCTTGGCGCTCTAATGGGTGCAGGTCAAGGTACATTCGCTTCTGAAGTAAAAGTAGATGGCGATAAAGTACAAGTAACACGTGAAGTAGACGGCGGTTTACAAACTGTTGAGCTGAAACTTCCAGCAATCATTACCACGGACTTGCGTTTGAACGAGCCTCGTTATGCGGCACTTCCAAACATCATGAAAGCGCGTAAAAAACCGCTGGATACCAAGTCACCTGCAGATTTCGGTGTAAACCCTGCAACTAAACTGAAAACAGTGAAAGTTGAATCACCTGCAGAGCGTAAAGCTGGCGTACAAGTGAAGTCTGTAGACGAGCTTGTAGAAAAATTGAAAAACGAAGCGAAAGTGATCTAATACAGAAGGATAAAAATCATGAGTATTTTAGTTATCGCTGAGCACGACAACAAAGCATTAAACGCTGCTACTTTAAACGTTGTTGCTGCAGCGCAAAAAATCGGTGGTGATATCACTGTATTGGTTGCTGGTTCTGGCGCTCAGGTAGTTGCTGACCAAGCGGCTAAAGTTGCGGGCGTAAGCAAAGTATTGCTTGCTGATGACGCTGCTTATGCAAACCAATTGGCTGAAAACGTGGCTAAACTTGTTGCTGAATTAGGTAAAGGCTATACACATATCCTTGCTGCTTCTACAACAACTGGTAAAAATATTTTACCACGTGCAGCTGCGCTTCTTGACGTAAGCATGATCACTGACATCATTGCGGTAGATGGTCCTAAGACTTTCAAACGTCCGATCTATGCAGGTAACGCAATTGCAACTGTAGAATCAGGCGAAAACATCGTATTGGCGACTGTTCGTGGTACAGCATTTGATGCTGTAGCTGCTGAGGGCGGTTCTGCTGCTGTTGAAGCTGCTGCGTCTACGGGTGATGCGGGTATTTCTAAGTTTATCAACGAAGAAATCGTAAAATCTGAACGTCCTGAACTGACAGCTGCGCGTATTGTGGTTTCTGGTGGTCGTGGTGTAGGTTCTGGTGAGAACTATCACAAGATCCTTGATCCATTGGCCGACAAGCTTGGTGCTGCTCAAGGTGCATCACGTGCTGCGGTAGATGCTGGCTTCGTACCAAACGATATGCAAGTGGGTCAAACTGGTAAAATCGTTGCACCTGACCTGTACATCGCTGTAGGTATCTCTGGTGCGATTCAGCATTTGGCTGGTATGAAAGAATCTAAAGTGATCGTTGCGATCAACAAAGATGAAGAAGCGCCAATCAATGCAGTCGCTGACTACTGGTTAGTCGGTGACCTGAACACTGTAATTCCAGAATTGGTTTCTAAAATCTAATTTCTGAATCGGGTTCAAAATACGCTCTTGTGCAAGCAGTGAAAGCAATGCTTTACTGTTTTGTCCAAGGGCGTTTTTTTTATGCAAAAATTTTAAAAATACCCGGCAGTCGAAACTAGAGTATTTCATTTGCATGAAAAGTGATAAAATCCCGGTTTGCTTTTTCTCCTGTTTTTAATCATGTCCTTTTCCAAAGCCGCCCATATCCTGTTCATTAGTTTTCTGCTGATTGCGCTTTATCTGGGTATTTGTATTCATACTGCCCTGAATGCACCGCCTGCGGTGACTCAGTATTTATTTAGTGAATCAGGCGCTTTTGAAGTCATGAGTCCATGGTTATGGTACTTGCTGGCAGTGCTGTGTTTGCTTAATGTTGAAATCAAGCCCAATACCCGAGTGTTTACGGCTATAGCAGCGATATTGTTGGGATTACGGGAAATGGATTTTCATAAGCAGGTGTTTGAAATTAGCTTTATCAAAACGAATTTCTATCGTAGTGCTGAAATTCCGCTCATGGATAAGCTGCTCGGATTTATTTTATTGCTCGGGATTATTTTTGTCTTTCTGATATTGGCGAAAAAATTGGTTCAAACCATACGAAGCATGAAAGATTCTTTGAATATTGCACATTTTTTTATCTTCCTTACCATTGCCTGTGGCGGACTAAGCAAGGTGCTCGATCGCACGACTTCAACCCTGAAAGATGAATTTGGCATCCAGTTGGTGCCGCATACACAAATCATGATTATGACTATTGAGGAAGGGGTGGAGATGTTATTGCCAGTTTTATTGATTGTGGCTGTGCTGAGCTATCGTAAAGTACTGAACCAGGCACAATAAAAATATAGAAAAAACGATGAAGATGCGCCAGTTGATTGGCGCATTTTGTTTTTGTACTCCTGTATTTCTCAAAATTTTGGGTATGGAAAAATCCTGTCTGGATGTGCTGGTTTTCGGTTTTGAAATAACAAGAAAATGATCACTAAAATGAAGATAATTAACAAGGTTAAGCTGAATATTTCGACACAAAAATACAAGTGTTTATGCTATAATTTAGGGCTGTATTTTAGTTTTTAACTCAGTCGTTTGAGTTAATGATTTTGCTAGTTTTACGACATATAAATACAAGCCAAAACTGGCTTGTAGAATAAGGAGTATGCATGAGCGTATCGGAAATTAGACCGATTGCCATTGAGGATGAACTTAAAAGCTCATATCTCGATTATGCGATGAGCGTGATTGTGTCACGTGCATTGCCCGATGTACGAGATGGTTTAAAACCTGTTCATCGTCGTGTGCTTTTCGCAATGCACGAATTAGGCAATGACTATAACAAAGCTTATAAAAAGTCTGCACGTGTAGTCGGTGACGTGATCGGTAAATATCACCCGCATGGTGATTCTGCCGTATACGAAACCATTGTACGTATGGCGCAAGATTTCAGCTTGCGTTACCAATTGGTTGATGGTCAAGGTAACTTCGGTTCGGTCGATGGCGATAGCGCAGCAGCCATGCGTTATACTGAAGTGCGTATGCGTAAACTGACCCACGAACTGTTAGCGGATCTTGAAAAAGATACCGTCGAGTGGGAAGACAACTACGATGGCTCTGAGCGTATTCCTCAAGTCATGCCAACCCGTGTACCGAACTTGTTGATTAATGGTGTCACTGGTATCGCAGTCGGTATGGCGACCAATATGGCGCCGCATAATATGACTGAAGTTGTGAATGCGTGTCTGGCCTATGCTAATGATCCTCAGATCAGCATCGAAGGATTGATGGAACATATTTCTGGTCCGGATTTCCCGACAGGCGGTATTATTTACGGTAAATCAGGCATTGTCGATGCTTACCGTACCGGTAAGGGTCGTTTGCATATCCGTGGTAAGTACCATTTCGAAGAAGATCCGAAAAATGGCCGTACCACCATCGTATTTACTGAAATTCCATATCAGGTCAATAAAGCAAAAACCATTGAGCGTATTGCTGAACTGGTCAAAGAGAAAAAACTCGAAGGCATTTCAGAGCTTCGTGACGAGTCTGACAAAGACGGTATGCGTATCGCGATTGACCTGAAGCGCGGTGAAAACGCCGAAGTGATCGTGAACAACCTGTTCCAGAACACACAACTTGAAAACTCTTTCAGCATCAATATGGTTTGCCTGGACAATGGCCAACCAAAATTGATGAATCTGAAAGACATCATTGCAGCGTTTATCCGTCACCGTCAGGAAGTGGTCACGCGTCGTACCATGTTCGAATTACGCAAAGCGCGTGAACGCGGTCATATCTTGGAAGGTTTAACCGTTGCTCTGGCGAATATTGATGCCATCATCGAAACCATCAAGAGTTCTGCGAATCCGGCTGAAGCGCGTGAGCGTTTGCAGGCAGGTGAATGGGCTGGTGGCGGTGTTTTGGCATTGCTAGAAAAAGCCGGTTCGGTTTCTGTGCGTCCGGATGAGATTGAAGGTGAAGACCCAAGTCGCCCCTTTGGTTTGGATGGCGAGATTTATCGTCTGTCACCGACCCAGGTGAATGCGATTATGGAACTTCGCTTGCACCGTTTAACCGGTCTGGAACAAGACAAGTTACATGCTGAATATAGTGAAATCCTGTCACAAATCGCTGAACTGACTGCAATTTTGAATGACTTTAATCTGTTGATGAACGTGATTCGTGAAGAATTGGCATTAATTCTTCAGCAGTATGGCGATGCACGTAAAACATCGATTGTCGAGTCACGTATCGATTTCTCTCGTGAAGATCTGATTCCTGAAGAGCAAATGGTTCTGACGGTATCGAAATCAGGTTATGCAAAAACTCAACCATTGTCTGACTACGCTGCACAGCGTCGTGGTGGTCGTGGTAAGTCTGCGACTAGCATGAAAGAAGATGATTACATTCAACATCTGATTGTGACTTCAAGTCATGCGACAGTACTTTGTTTTACCAACGTTGGTAAGGTCTATCGTCTGAAAGTGTATGAAGTGCCGCAAGCATCACGTGGTGCCAAAGGCCGCCCAATGGTGAATTTGCTGCCACTGGATGAAAACGAGACCATTACTGCGATCTTGCCTGTCATTGACGCGCCGAAGAAATTTAAAGAACGTCTGGCTGACTTCAAGGCATTTGTAAAAGCCAATGCAGCGCAGTTGCAAGCCAATGAAGTGATCAATGCTCATTTTGCCGAGCTTGAAGCTGCCCTGACTGAATCTGAAGATGGTGCGGATGATATTTCTGATGCATTGCGTATTCAATTGAAACAGTTGGGCTTGGAGCTTTCTGCAACAGACCTTGATGATGACATTATCAATGACTTTGCTCAGCAGGCTGAAGCGGTACGTAAAAACTTCTATGTGTTTATGGCGACTGAATACGGTACGATTAAACGTGTAGAGCTTGAACAGTTCTCAAATGTTCGTTCAAACGGTTTACGTGCGATTGAGCTGAATGGCGATGATACCTTGATTGGTGTAGCGATTACTGATGGCGAACAGCAAATCATGTTGTTCTCGAACGAAGGTAAAGCCATTCGCTTCGCAGAGACTGATGTACGTTCAATGGGCCGTTCTGCCAAAGGTGTACGTGGTATGCGCGTGACTATTGGTGCAGCTGCACAGCTAGAAGAAAATGATGAAACTGAGATCGAGTCTGATGACGAAGATGGTTCAGATTCAGCATTGATTAGCCGTATTGTGTCACTGGTGGTAGTACCTGAAACTGGCGAAGTACTGTGTGCATCTGAAAATGGTTATGGTAAACGTACTCCAGTAGACGATTTCCCGACCAAGAAACGTGGCGGTAAGGGCGTGATTGCGATCAAGACCTCTGAACGTAACGGTCAATTGGTGGGCGCTGTTGCCATCGATGCTTCTAAAGAACTGATGCTAATCTCTGATGGCGGTACGCTGGTTCGTACCCGTGCATCTGAAGTGGCGCAAACCGGTCGTAACGCACAGGGTGTTCGTCTGATCCGCCTAGGTAATGAGGAATTGCTGGTTGGTGTCGTTTCAATCGAAGCGGTTGAAGAAGATGAGTTTGTTGAAGCGATTGAAGGTGCAGAATCTTTAGTAGCAGAAACAGATGTAGCAGCTGAAACTGAGCAAGTTGCAAAAGATGGTGAAAATTCAGTAGAAGAATAAGTTTTTTACTGATAAAAAGGGCGCTTCGGCGTCCTTTTTTATAAACCTTGACTGCATAAGGGTAAGCGATGAAAACCAAATTAATGTTGTTGGCAGCAGCGGTTGCATTGACTGGCTGTAATTCAATGGACAATATTCCGAATCCGAGTCCTGAACAGGAAAAGGCGGCACAGCTGGCTTATGAGGATTTGCGTGACGGGAAATATGAGGAATTTCTGGATCAGTTAGAACCGCAGTTGCAAACCCAGTTTAAGGATAATGAAAAGCTGATGAAACGCTTTTCACGTTCAATTCCTCAAGGTGAATACAAGTCTAAGACTTTAATGACCAAAGAGATCGAAGAAGTAACCAATCAGCCTGGACAATATAAGGTCAGTTATGAAATTGCCTATCCGGAGAATCTGGTTCAGTATGATGTGAGTTTTGATAAGCCGAATGGTAGCAACAAGATTCGTAATTTCAATATTCAGGTCTTTGGCGAATCAAGTAAATAAGTGGAATAGGCGCATTGCTATAATGTTCTATCTGCTTTGATGACCAGAAATTAAACGTCGATAAGCCAAGAAAAAGCACATGCTGCCGATCATTCCAAGATAGAGCAGTTTAGGCAAGACTAGCTCTGTAGGCACACCCATTTGATTGAGTTGAATAAACATCTGCACAATTTGGGTGGAAGGCAGGATTTCGCCAACGACTTGCATCCAGGTGGGCATGGCGGCATGCGGCCAGGCCGCACCAGATAAAAAGAATAGTGGAATGGAAGTGAATACAATAACATGCCCCGCACGTTCTGGCAGATCCAGAAAACTGGCAAATAGACAGGTCATGCCAATTATTGTGTAGATAAAAACCGGAACAGCCAGCAGCATCCCAAGCAGGTTGCCACCGCGCGGATAATCAAATAGCCAGAAGCTAAAACCGAATAAATAGAAACATCCCAGACAGCCAATAGTAAAGACCGCTAAACACATCCCAATCAATGCATTTGCGTTTAATTCTACTTTTCTTTCCCGATATACCAAAATCAGCATACTCAAACCCAAAAGAATGGTTTGGTGAATAATTAAAGGTGCAACCGCAGGAAAGACATAGCTGCCATAGCCGGACAGCGGATTAAATAAAGGAATTTGATGCACAGAAAGGGCAGGTGAAAAATCCGAGATCTTGCCAAAGCGTTCAGTATAATCTGTCAAAGTTTGCTCAACTGATGTAGCTAAGCCCAGACCAATTTGTTTGGTCACTAAAAAGTTGGCCGTGCTTAAATACAGTCCAATGCCGCCTGTTTCACCATGCCTTAAGCTTTGCGATAAATTGTCCGGTAGCAGTAAAATGCCATCGGCTTTTTGAGATTCAACCCATTGTTTGGCTTCGGCAAAATTGCCGGTAATCGCCTCAATTTCTACATTGGGGCTTTGTGCCACCTGACCAATAATACGGGTGCTTAAGTTACTTTGTTCTTCATCGACAATAATAATCGGTAAGGCTTCAGCCTGCTGTGCCTGATAAGCGGTTGGATAAAAAAAGCTGTAAAATAAGACGGATAGAATAAGCGTGGTAAAGATCGTGCCGTGACTGACAATATCCTTGAAGCTTTGCAGATAGTAAAACCAGAGGGATTTCATTGGACTGCTCCTTTAGCTATTTTTTTAAGAAACAGATAAGCCAGCAAAGCGTAGACTAGGGCATAGATCAGCAGCATTAATCCAGCTTGCAGTGAAATATGCAATGGACTACCAATCACCCATTGTTCAGTTTGTAATTTGGCATAGGGCGTAAACGGAATAATATTGGACCAAAACTGGGTGAATAGGGGCGCATTATTTAAAGGTAAAGTCACACCGGCAAAACTTAAAGATGAACCGCCATAGACCGCAATGATGCCAAAAGATTTACTTAAATCTTTGGTTGCCAGAACCACTGCACTGCTTAAAAATGCATAAGCGCTATATAGCAGAAATTGTGCCGATAGAATCAGGCTGAGCGAACCGGCAACAAACCAGCCGCGAATTTCAATCAGCCAGAACATCCAGATCCAGGTCCATAGACTAAAAATAGCCACATAGACCAGGTTCTTAGACAGCAATGCCATCCAGATGGATGAGTTGCTGACCCAGCTTGTTAAGGTCTGCCGCTTCAGTTCCTGACCGACGGAAAATGCCACACAACAACACAGTAGTAAATGCAGAATTGCCGGAATGACATAGGGTTCCAGATAGAATTCATAATTCAGCTGCGGATTATACAGTGGCGATATTTTGATATGCGGTGACGGTGCTTCGAGAGAGGGCAGCCGGTTGCCCAGATATTGCTGTCCGCTAAATTCAGCGAGTGCTTGCAGGGTACTAACCAGCATGGCAGACGAAATGGTATTTCCGATACTGAAATAACTCTGGTTAAAGGCAATACTGATGTCAGCATCCTGAGCACGAACCAGACGTTGCTCGGCGCCGCTTGGAATATGGATATAACCCCAAATTTTATTTTGATTTAGCAGGCGCTCAATCTCAGCTGTTTGTTCCGACACCGTAGCAATTTTAAGAGTATGATTCAGCGCCACATGCTGATAAATGCTTTGACTCAGCGCACTCTGGTCTTGATCAATAATCGCAATCGGTAAATGATCCGGTTTCCCTTGAGCAAACATGCTGCTGAATAAAATAATCACCAGTGCAGGTGCCAGCGTGACCAGACACAGATCCCATTTTTCTCGGAGCAGATAGCGCAGTTCGCGCCATATACCCGTCCACATTATCGGGTCTCTTTCAGTTTAAATAACACGCTCATCCCGACTCTGAGTTCAGGAATTGCTGGTGCGGGCACAAGATGCAGCTTAAAACTTCGTACATCATAACCGCCGGTTTGGCGTGTGGTCTTAATGGTGGCAAATTCGCCCTCGGCACTGATCTGCTTGATTTTAAAAGTGGCGGTTTTATCTAGGGCGGGAATATAACCTTCAATACTGCTCATTTTCTGAAATGGGGCATATTGGTCTTCACGAATATTCAGGCTCACCCACATTTGATCTTCAATCAGACTGACTACAGGGACTGCGGTGGCTACCAGCTCCGAGACTTTGCCATAGGTTTTAGACACCGTTCCGTTTACAGGTGCAACTAATTGAGTTTCTGCTTCTAAAGCATTGGCTTCATCCAGCGCAGCCTGGGCAATATCTACCTGTGCATCGGCAGAACTCTTTTGCTGCGAAGTGCTGCCACGTTTGGCACGTGCATATTGCTGATACGCCGCCTCTGTCATTTGCGCCGCTGATTGACTGGCTGCATACAATTCATCACGGCGCTGGCGTGAAATCACACCTTCCTTAAATAAATTTGCACCACGCTCATAAGAAACTTTGGCTAAATTTTGCTGTGCTTTCAGCGATTGCCAGTTGGCATACAGACTGGCGATATTTTCTTCCTGCGAGCCACGTTCAGCAGTCGATTGTAAGGCTAGCGCAGATTGTAAAGCCGCTACGGCTTGCTGTTTTTTGGCCTGAATTTCCGGGCTGTTTAAGCGCACCAGCACATCGCCTTTTTTGACCCGCTGACCTTCTTCTACATAGATTTCTTCAATACGGCTTGGCACTTTGGTCGCCACCTGAACCGTTTCAGCTTCTACACGACCCTGCAATTCCAGCGGAGCCGGTTGGTAGCTTTTCCATAATCCAAATGCGATGACTGCCAGCAGAACTGGAATCAGGGCGAGCAATAAATATTTTTTCTTTTTAGCGATTTCAGGAGCTTGTTGTTGCTCGGTCGAAGTCGTCGCGTTGTTTTCTATTTCAGTTTTTGTTTCTACCTGTTGCGCAGGCGATTTTTCTGTATCGCTGGATGAAGCCGCTTCATTCACAGGATCATTGGGTTTTTGATCTTCGTTCATGTTCGGCTCCATTAGCGAATATAGTGAGTGTTGGTATGTTGGATGTAGTTCGGAAATTCTGCAATCGAGCCATGGCTTTGTAATAGTGTGGCCAGTGACATCACATATTTGTAAGCATTCAAGGCAGTTTCGGCTCGTAGTCCGCTCAGCATATTTTGTGCATCGATGACCTGTATGGCGGTGCCCATATCTTCTTTAAAGGACAATTCTTGGATGCGTAAATTTTCCTGTGCGGCTTTCAAGTTTTGTGCCAGAAGCGCATCACTTTGCTGTGCGCTGAGTGCTTCGCTATAAGATTTATAAATCAGATTTTCAATTTCCTGCTGGGTGCGTGCAGTGAGTAATTCTGTAGCAGAGCGTTTGAGTTCGGCAGCCTGAATATTTTTGTTTTTATCGATCCCGGAAAACAGGTTATAGCGTGCGGCAACCCCGACAATCCAGTTTTCATTTTGATCCAGACTATATTCGCCAAAAGCAAAAACATTCGGTTTTTTTGCCGCTTGCTGGGCTTTGACATTGGCTTGAGCCAATTGGGTATCCAGCTGCATTTTTTGAATCAACGCAGAGTTCTGACTAAAGGTTTTCAGCAGATGATTTAAGGCCTGTGGCTTGGTTTTATTGACAAATAAAGGCGT is from Acinetobacter lwoffii and encodes:
- a CDS encoding electron transfer flavoprotein subunit beta/FixA family protein — encoded protein: MKALVAVKRVVDANVKVRVKPDNSGVDLTNVKMSINPFCEIAVEEAVRLKEKGTVSEIIVVSIGPKEAQEQIRSAMALGADRGILVEADDSQLGALEIAKILKGVVDAEQPQLILLGKQAIDDDSNQVGQMLGALMGAGQGTFASEVKVDGDKVQVTREVDGGLQTVELKLPAIITTDLRLNEPRYAALPNIMKARKKPLDTKSPADFGVNPATKLKTVKVESPAERKAGVQVKSVDELVEKLKNEAKVI
- a CDS encoding LysE family translocator, translating into MSVFVLFALTVLPLIFTPGPDMLFILSQVMGKDAKAGMMATLGVCCGYLVHSILVALGIAAIIISFPVLFETIRWLGIAYLLYLAFNLLKSVFSKKALNIEKKTSANPIKKGFFTALLNPKGMLIYFAILPQFIDKSANTVSQGLILSFIFISLIFVVYCSLSILFSKISQKTQMDERKQKWVDGTSGGLLALAASWLIIN
- the gyrA gene encoding DNA gyrase subunit A gives rise to the protein MSVSEIRPIAIEDELKSSYLDYAMSVIVSRALPDVRDGLKPVHRRVLFAMHELGNDYNKAYKKSARVVGDVIGKYHPHGDSAVYETIVRMAQDFSLRYQLVDGQGNFGSVDGDSAAAMRYTEVRMRKLTHELLADLEKDTVEWEDNYDGSERIPQVMPTRVPNLLINGVTGIAVGMATNMAPHNMTEVVNACLAYANDPQISIEGLMEHISGPDFPTGGIIYGKSGIVDAYRTGKGRLHIRGKYHFEEDPKNGRTTIVFTEIPYQVNKAKTIERIAELVKEKKLEGISELRDESDKDGMRIAIDLKRGENAEVIVNNLFQNTQLENSFSINMVCLDNGQPKLMNLKDIIAAFIRHRQEVVTRRTMFELRKARERGHILEGLTVALANIDAIIETIKSSANPAEARERLQAGEWAGGGVLALLEKAGSVSVRPDEIEGEDPSRPFGLDGEIYRLSPTQVNAIMELRLHRLTGLEQDKLHAEYSEILSQIAELTAILNDFNLLMNVIREELALILQQYGDARKTSIVESRIDFSREDLIPEEQMVLTVSKSGYAKTQPLSDYAAQRRGGRGKSATSMKEDDYIQHLIVTSSHATVLCFTNVGKVYRLKVYEVPQASRGAKGRPMVNLLPLDENETITAILPVIDAPKKFKERLADFKAFVKANAAQLQANEVINAHFAELEAALTESEDGADDISDALRIQLKQLGLELSATDLDDDIINDFAQQAEAVRKNFYVFMATEYGTIKRVELEQFSNVRSNGLRAIELNGDDTLIGVAITDGEQQIMLFSNEGKAIRFAETDVRSMGRSAKGVRGMRVTIGAAAQLEENDETEIESDDEDGSDSALISRIVSLVVVPETGEVLCASENGYGKRTPVDDFPTKKRGGKGVIAIKTSERNGQLVGAVAIDASKELMLISDGGTLVRTRASEVAQTGRNAQGVRLIRLGNEELLVGVVSIEAVEEDEFVEAIEGAESLVAETDVAAETEQVAKDGENSVEE
- a CDS encoding Lrp/AsnC family transcriptional regulator, which gives rise to MKISTKSVRVKLDRIDKNIIRHLQANGRIQNNDLAREIGLSPSSCLRRVKLLEDAGVIQNYTTIVDQQKIGFQLILFSRIWLVGQDAETIDTFIEAMKELPQVMECYIILGESDAMLKVVVPDLESYRKFQSTHLTKKNGITSVKTDLPSQIIKQSFQLPLEDL
- a CDS encoding ABC transporter permease, whose protein sequence is MWTGIWRELRYLLREKWDLCLVTLAPALVIILFSSMFAQGKPDHLPIAIIDQDQSALSQSIYQHVALNHTLKIATVSEQTAEIERLLNQNKIWGYIHIPSGAEQRLVRAQDADISIAFNQSYFSIGNTISSAMLVSTLQALAEFSGQQYLGNRLPSLEAPSPHIKISPLYNPQLNYEFYLEPYVIPAILHLLLCCCVAFSVGQELKRQTLTSWVSNSSIWMALLSKNLVYVAIFSLWTWIWMFWLIEIRGWFVAGSLSLILSAQFLLYSAYAFLSSAVVLATKDLSKSFGIIAVYGGSSLSFAGVTLPLNNAPLFTQFWSNIIPFTPYAKLQTEQWVIGSPLHISLQAGLMLLIYALVYALLAYLFLKKIAKGAVQ
- a CDS encoding FAD-binding protein, with the translated sequence MSILVIAEHDNKALNAATLNVVAAAQKIGGDITVLVAGSGAQVVADQAAKVAGVSKVLLADDAAYANQLAENVAKLVAELGKGYTHILAASTTTGKNILPRAAALLDVSMITDIIAVDGPKTFKRPIYAGNAIATVESGENIVLATVRGTAFDAVAAEGGSAAVEAAASTGDAGISKFINEEIVKSERPELTAARIVVSGGRGVGSGENYHKILDPLADKLGAAQGASRAAVDAGFVPNDMQVGQTGKIVAPDLYIAVGISGAIQHLAGMKESKVIVAINKDEEAPINAVADYWLVGDLNTVIPELVSKI
- a CDS encoding HlyD family secretion protein, with protein sequence MNEDQKPNDPVNEAASSSDTEKSPAQQVETKTEIENNATTSTEQQQAPEIAKKKKYLLLALIPVLLAVIAFGLWKSYQPAPLELQGRVEAETVQVATKVPSRIEEIYVEEGQRVKKGDVLVRLNSPEIQAKKQQAVAALQSALALQSTAERGSQEENIASLYANWQSLKAQQNLAKVSYERGANLFKEGVISRQRRDELYAASQSAAQMTEAAYQQYARAKRGSTSQQKSSADAQVDIAQAALDEANALEAETQLVAPVNGTVSKTYGKVSELVATAVPVVSLIEDQMWVSLNIREDQYAPFQKMSSIEGYIPALDKTATFKIKQISAEGEFATIKTTRQTGGYDVRSFKLHLVPAPAIPELRVGMSVLFKLKETR
- a CDS encoding ABC transporter permease, with the protein product MKSLWFYYLQSFKDIVSHGTIFTTLILSVLFYSFFYPTAYQAQQAEALPIIIVDEEQSNLSTRIIGQVAQSPNVEIEAITGNFAEAKQWVESQKADGILLLPDNLSQSLRHGETGGIGLYLSTANFLVTKQIGLGLATSVEQTLTDYTERFGKISDFSPALSVHQIPLFNPLSGYGSYVFPAVAPLIIHQTILLGLSMLILVYRERKVELNANALIGMCLAVFTIGCLGCFYLFGFSFWLFDYPRGGNLLGMLLAVPVFIYTIIGMTCLFASFLDLPERAGHVIVFTSIPLFFLSGAAWPHAAMPTWMQVVGEILPSTQIVQMFIQLNQMGVPTELVLPKLLYLGMIGSMCFFLAYRRLISGHQSR